In the Chlorobium limicola DSM 245 genome, one interval contains:
- a CDS encoding chemotaxis protein CheB, protein MKNPSSGRRPKKESEQKNENIVSELSFPVIGIGASAGGLEAIELFLEHVPYPSGMAFVIVQHLDPTRKGMMVELLQRVTPMAVIQVTDRLEIEPDRVYVIPPNHDMTILHGVLYLLAMVKPRGLRLPIDFFFRSMADDLQRHSLGVILSGMGSDGTLGLRAIKEKGGGAFVQDPLSAKFDGMPRSAIDEGLADVVAPVEDLPAMIIDYLKNLTAIVRPTVAHDGRSLSALEKIVILLRTQTGHDFSYYKKNTVYRRIERRMGIHQIEKISDYVKYLQENPHEIELLFKELLIGVTSFFRDPPAWDALKTLAIPSILASRPSGGVLRAWVAGCSTGEEAYSLAIVFREVIAELKPAGNFKLQIFASDLDKDAIEKARSGIYPSTISDHVSSERIKRFFEKDDRGYRITREIRETIVFALHNVIMDPPFTKLDILVCRNLLIYMEQELQKKLLPLFHYSLNPGGTLFLGSAETVGSNAHLFDSIDSKFRLFRHHPQLVRPINVDFPASFAPSVPDYPELPERRSPSAISGINLQYLTEQLLLRHFTPPAVLTTDQGDIIYISGRTGKYLEPAAGKANLNVFAMARDGLRYELSLLFSRLLRQKGKIVKTGLIVGTNGGSQMIDLTVKLIEQPDSLKGMVLIVFSDVSKKITAVAEERSIEPGDAGEGRLGSLEDDLKQARDEIRSLREEMQNSEEELKSTNEEMRSANEELQSTNEELTTSKEEMQSLNEELQTVNQELQSKVSDLSQANNDMKNLLNSTDIATLFLDNDLNIRRFTNRTVSIIKLIATDIGRPITDIVTDMHYPDLADDAREVLNTLMFREKQVSAIDGRWFTVRIMPYRTQENRIDGLVITFNDISTAKKLEKNLRESEQSFLFLINTMPVGTMLQDSDGKIVMANPEAERITGIPLAEMQGKTVSELRWKLVREDGSIFPPEDHPAFLAIRSGQPVSPMVMGVVHAHDRKIRWVKVSASARSGERSEKPCQVYTTFFEIPEAGRFPDGI, encoded by the coding sequence ATGAAGAACCCCTCATCCGGACGTCGCCCAAAAAAAGAGTCAGAGCAAAAGAATGAAAATATAGTTTCGGAACTCTCTTTTCCTGTTATCGGTATCGGTGCTTCTGCTGGCGGGCTCGAGGCGATCGAGCTTTTTCTGGAACATGTTCCGTATCCCTCGGGCATGGCCTTCGTGATTGTTCAGCATCTCGATCCAACCCGTAAAGGGATGATGGTCGAGCTGCTGCAGCGGGTTACTCCTATGGCGGTTATCCAGGTTACCGATCGTCTTGAAATAGAGCCGGACCGTGTCTATGTCATTCCTCCCAACCATGACATGACGATTCTGCACGGGGTTTTGTATCTGCTTGCTATGGTCAAACCCCGAGGGTTGAGATTGCCGATCGATTTCTTTTTTCGTTCCATGGCAGACGATCTTCAGCGCCATTCTCTCGGCGTGATTCTCTCTGGTATGGGTTCCGATGGAACCCTTGGCCTCCGCGCCATCAAGGAGAAGGGAGGCGGGGCTTTTGTACAGGATCCCTTATCCGCGAAGTTTGATGGAATGCCTCGCAGCGCTATCGATGAAGGACTGGCTGACGTTGTGGCTCCGGTTGAAGATCTTCCGGCTATGATTATTGACTACCTTAAAAACCTGACCGCTATTGTCAGACCGACGGTTGCCCATGATGGGAGATCATTGAGCGCATTGGAAAAAATCGTCATTCTGCTGCGAACGCAAACCGGCCATGATTTTTCTTATTACAAAAAAAATACAGTTTACCGTCGTATCGAAAGACGCATGGGAATTCATCAGATTGAAAAGATTTCCGATTATGTCAAGTATCTTCAGGAGAACCCACACGAAATCGAGCTGCTTTTCAAGGAACTGCTGATCGGGGTTACAAGTTTTTTCCGGGATCCGCCCGCATGGGATGCTCTGAAGACGCTGGCAATTCCATCCATTCTCGCTTCGCGTCCTTCCGGAGGCGTCCTGAGGGCATGGGTGGCAGGTTGTTCCACCGGAGAGGAGGCATATTCCCTCGCTATTGTTTTCCGGGAAGTTATTGCGGAGCTGAAACCTGCCGGTAATTTCAAGCTTCAGATATTCGCATCTGACCTGGACAAGGATGCCATAGAGAAAGCCCGCTCAGGAATTTATCCTTCCACTATTTCGGATCATGTCTCTTCTGAGCGCATCAAGCGTTTCTTTGAAAAAGATGATCGTGGCTACAGGATAACAAGGGAGATTCGCGAAACAATTGTTTTTGCGCTCCATAATGTCATTATGGATCCGCCTTTCACCAAGCTGGATATACTTGTCTGTCGCAATCTGCTGATTTACATGGAGCAGGAGCTCCAGAAAAAACTGCTGCCTTTGTTCCATTACAGTCTTAATCCCGGCGGAACGCTTTTTCTGGGAAGTGCCGAAACAGTCGGTTCCAATGCTCATCTATTTGATTCTATTGACAGCAAGTTCCGGCTTTTCAGGCATCATCCCCAGTTGGTAAGGCCCATTAATGTAGATTTTCCGGCATCGTTTGCACCTTCCGTACCGGATTACCCGGAACTTCCGGAACGCCGGTCTCCTTCGGCAATTTCCGGGATCAACCTGCAGTATCTGACCGAACAGCTGCTACTCAGGCATTTTACTCCCCCAGCGGTACTGACGACCGATCAGGGTGATATCATCTATATCAGCGGACGAACCGGAAAGTATCTGGAGCCGGCAGCAGGAAAAGCCAACCTTAATGTTTTTGCGATGGCCAGAGACGGGCTTCGCTATGAGCTGAGCCTCCTTTTCAGCCGTTTGCTTCGCCAGAAAGGGAAGATCGTCAAAACCGGGTTGATTGTCGGAACCAACGGCGGATCGCAGATGATCGATCTTACGGTTAAACTTATTGAACAGCCGGATTCCCTGAAAGGAATGGTCCTGATTGTTTTTTCGGATGTGTCCAAAAAGATAACTGCGGTTGCAGAAGAACGTTCTATTGAGCCTGGAGATGCAGGAGAAGGCAGACTCGGATCTCTTGAAGATGATCTCAAGCAGGCGAGGGATGAGATACGTTCACTTCGGGAAGAGATGCAGAACTCTGAGGAAGAACTCAAATCGACAAATGAAGAGATGCGCTCAGCCAATGAAGAGCTGCAGAGCACCAATGAGGAACTGACAACGTCCAAGGAGGAGATGCAGTCGCTGAACGAGGAGCTGCAGACGGTCAATCAGGAGTTGCAATCGAAGGTGAGTGATCTTTCCCAGGCCAACAATGACATGAAAAACCTGTTGAACAGCACGGACATCGCAACTCTTTTTCTCGATAACGATCTCAATATCCGCAGGTTCACCAACCGTACGGTCAGCATCATCAAACTGATAGCAACAGATATCGGCCGGCCGATAACAGATATCGTTACCGATATGCACTATCCTGATCTGGCTGACGATGCGCGCGAAGTGCTTAATACGCTCATGTTCAGAGAAAAGCAGGTTTCGGCAATTGACGGGCGCTGGTTTACGGTAAGGATCATGCCGTACCGTACCCAGGAAAACCGCATTGACGGTCTGGTGATAACGTTCAATGACATCAGTACTGCTAAAAAGCTGGAGAAGAATCTTCGGGAAAGCGAGCAGAGTTTTCTGTTTTTGATCAATACCATGCCTGTCGGCACCATGCTTCAGGATTCGGACGGGAAGATTGTTATGGCCAATCCGGAAGCGGAGCGGATTACCGGAATTCCGCTGGCGGAAATGCAGGGTAAAACGGTATCAGAACTTCGATGGAAACTTGTTCGGGAAGATGGTTCGATTTTTCCTCCTGAAGACCATCCAGCATTCCTCGCGATACGTTCCGGTCAACCAGTTTCCCCTATGGTCATGGGGGTGGTTCATGCCCATGACCGGAAAATCCGATGGGTCAAGGTCAGTGCATCGGCTCGATCAGGAGAGAGATCTGAAAAACCATGTCAGGTCTATACAACGTTTTTTGAAATTCCAGAAGCCGGCCGCTTTCCGGATGGTATATAA
- the istA gene encoding IS21 family transposase: MANRSITMLNIRRIIQLKAEGTNKSEIARKLKLHRATLNTYLVRLAATGKPLESLLDWSDEALAQVVYQEKNTNQPDERAQVLHELLPSYLKQLDAVGVTRLLLWQEYRAVHLDGYGYTQFCEHLGRYKEIRKATMRIEHQPGWLLQVDFAGKNLSYCDRVTGEVVECPVLVCILPYSGYAYVEALSSARQEPLFNALNRCLEYLGGVPRSIVSDNMKQYVIKNSRYEFTFSELVNHWALHYRTDLEATRPRKPKDKPSVENGVWHAYLRIYARLRHEEFDSLFALNRRIRELLDEHNDKSFQKLPGSRRSRFVDEELPHLRSLPAEPFTILHRTTAKVQRNHHVILGEDTHEYSVPYQYIGYQTSVVYSEHTVEVFVDRRRIATHPRNLRRHGYSTLHEHRPPNHQAWIDTLGWDGHSFEAFGRKIGPHALQAFQQVMLSKEFIEQTYRACMGLKRLAKLYGNERFEAACQRALPGGKVTYGILSQILKNNLDRQERILENLFTTPLHQNIRGKQAYQ, translated from the coding sequence ATGGCAAATCGATCAATCACTATGCTCAATATTCGACGAATCATCCAACTCAAGGCCGAGGGTACCAACAAGTCCGAGATCGCCCGAAAACTCAAGCTGCATCGGGCGACCCTCAACACCTATCTTGTCCGGCTGGCCGCAACGGGCAAACCGCTCGAATCGCTGCTTGACTGGAGTGACGAGGCTCTGGCTCAGGTGGTATATCAGGAAAAGAACACCAACCAGCCGGACGAACGGGCGCAGGTATTGCATGAGCTATTGCCCTCCTACCTCAAGCAACTCGATGCCGTCGGCGTCACCCGTCTGCTCTTATGGCAGGAGTACCGAGCTGTCCATCTGGATGGGTACGGCTATACGCAGTTCTGCGAGCATCTGGGCCGGTACAAGGAAATCCGCAAGGCTACGATGCGCATAGAGCATCAGCCGGGATGGCTCCTGCAGGTTGATTTTGCCGGCAAGAACCTCAGTTATTGCGATCGTGTGACCGGCGAAGTGGTTGAGTGCCCGGTGCTGGTCTGTATCCTGCCGTACAGCGGTTATGCTTATGTCGAAGCGCTGAGTTCGGCACGGCAGGAGCCGCTGTTCAATGCCCTGAACCGTTGTCTGGAGTACCTCGGCGGCGTGCCCCGTTCAATCGTCAGCGACAACATGAAGCAGTACGTCATCAAGAACAGCCGCTACGAGTTCACTTTCTCGGAGCTGGTCAATCACTGGGCGCTGCATTACCGTACCGATCTTGAAGCCACGCGGCCACGCAAACCGAAAGACAAGCCAAGCGTCGAGAATGGCGTCTGGCACGCCTATCTGCGCATCTACGCCCGACTGCGTCATGAGGAGTTCGACTCGCTCTTTGCCCTGAACCGCCGTATCCGTGAGTTGCTCGACGAGCATAACGACAAGTCGTTCCAGAAGCTGCCTGGAAGTCGCCGGAGCCGCTTCGTCGATGAGGAGCTGCCGCACCTGCGTTCGTTACCGGCAGAGCCGTTCACCATCCTGCACCGGACAACGGCGAAGGTGCAACGCAACCACCATGTCATTCTTGGCGAAGATACCCATGAATACAGCGTTCCGTACCAGTATATCGGCTATCAGACCAGTGTTGTCTATAGCGAACACACCGTCGAGGTCTTCGTTGACCGGCGGCGCATCGCCACACACCCCAGAAACCTCCGCCGACATGGCTACAGTACGCTGCATGAGCACCGGCCGCCGAACCATCAGGCGTGGATTGACACTCTGGGCTGGGATGGCCACTCCTTCGAAGCTTTTGGCAGGAAGATCGGCCCGCACGCCCTGCAAGCTTTTCAGCAGGTGATGCTCTCAAAAGAGTTCATCGAGCAGACCTACCGGGCCTGTATGGGCCTCAAGCGGCTGGCGAAGCTCTATGGCAACGAACGGTTCGAGGCTGCCTGCCAGCGTGCCTTGCCGGGCGGCAAGGTCACCTATGGCATCCTCAGCCAGATCCTCAAAAACAACCTTGACCGGCAGGAGCGTATCCTGGAAAACCTCTTTACCACGCCACTCCACCAGAACATCAGGGGGAAACAGGCCTATCAATGA
- a CDS encoding transcriptional regulator — protein sequence MNNNSKHDPGFSALRRKAEKRLQSVQQNQTDGSPSYYEMQHLIHELEIHKIELEMQQEELLQSRADVEKGLERYTQLYDFAPLGYLTLSRNGTIIDANLVGAAIIGQERSLLHGDRFGRFVADEDIPVFNALLDRVFSKRDPWYCEVRLLNDQPSQLLFEPSSTRNTGNANHRTIRIEAVLSNDGQECRIVVSDITNQKQLKQIEGATGIQKQETTGSPADGGSDDFNHQLLDKVIHSRIRFSVLSYLNSVERAAFVEIREKIKATDGNLSIHMKMLETAGYVSFIKGFHARRPQTIYRITREGRDAFNRYTKIISELLVERNPDS from the coding sequence ATGAACAATAACAGTAAACATGATCCGGGTTTTTCTGCATTGCGAAGAAAAGCCGAAAAACGCCTCCAGTCGGTTCAGCAAAACCAAACTGACGGGTCTCCCTCATATTATGAAATGCAGCATCTCATTCATGAACTGGAGATTCACAAGATCGAGCTTGAAATGCAGCAGGAGGAGTTGCTTCAATCGAGAGCGGATGTCGAGAAAGGGCTGGAACGCTATACCCAATTGTATGATTTCGCCCCACTGGGTTATCTGACGCTGTCCAGGAATGGGACAATAATCGACGCAAACCTGGTCGGAGCTGCAATAATCGGTCAGGAACGTTCTCTTTTGCATGGCGATCGTTTCGGGAGATTTGTTGCCGATGAGGATATTCCTGTTTTTAACGCCTTGCTCGACAGGGTTTTCAGCAAGAGAGACCCCTGGTATTGCGAGGTCAGGCTTCTGAATGATCAACCCTCGCAGCTGTTGTTTGAACCATCTTCGACCAGGAATACAGGTAATGCAAATCATCGTACCATTCGTATCGAAGCAGTTCTCAGTAATGACGGGCAGGAGTGCAGGATTGTCGTATCGGATATCACAAACCAGAAACAGCTCAAGCAGATCGAAGGCGCAACAGGGATACAGAAGCAGGAAACAACCGGCAGTCCGGCAGATGGGGGTTCTGATGATTTCAACCATCAGTTGCTCGACAAGGTTATTCATTCAAGAATACGGTTTTCGGTGCTTTCGTATCTTAACTCGGTCGAACGGGCAGCTTTTGTTGAAATCAGGGAAAAGATAAAGGCCACAGACGGGAATCTGAGCATTCACATGAAAATGCTTGAGACCGCAGGGTATGTCAGTTTCATAAAGGGGTTTCATGCAAGAAGACCGCAAACCATTTACAGGATCACCAGGGAGGGGCGTGATGCCTTTAACCGCTACACAAAGATAATTTCGGAGCTTCTTGTCGAGAGGAATCCGGATTCCTGA
- the istB gene encoding IS21-like element helper ATPase IstB, producing the protein MNTQLTIDRLEELRLHGMCKAYQAVLSMPVQHQPTISQFMARLAEAELQERSQARAELYLRQSKLRYDALLEQVHCSEQRNLQQEKLMTLADCTFIDRGENLLITGATGCGKSYLACALGRQACSLGYRTMYFGMHRFLERITMAKLDGSYVKLLNQIEKAPLVILDDFGLHPLDGVNRLALLQILEDRYGRRSTMITSQLPVSKWYEYIGDSTIADAIMDRLSVSAHRFELKGESLRKKK; encoded by the coding sequence ATGAACACGCAATTGACCATCGACCGCCTTGAAGAACTCCGCCTGCACGGCATGTGCAAAGCCTATCAGGCGGTACTCTCCATGCCGGTGCAGCACCAGCCCACCATCAGCCAGTTTATGGCACGGCTGGCCGAAGCCGAGCTGCAGGAACGCTCTCAGGCAAGAGCCGAACTCTACCTCCGCCAGAGCAAGCTGCGCTATGACGCCCTGCTTGAGCAGGTTCACTGTAGTGAACAGCGCAATCTCCAGCAGGAGAAGCTCATGACGCTTGCCGACTGCACCTTCATCGACCGCGGGGAAAATCTCCTCATCACCGGCGCTACCGGATGCGGCAAAAGCTACCTCGCCTGTGCCCTCGGCAGGCAGGCCTGCTCGCTCGGCTACCGGACCATGTATTTCGGCATGCACCGATTCCTTGAGCGCATCACCATGGCCAAGCTTGACGGCTCCTATGTCAAGCTCCTGAACCAGATCGAAAAAGCGCCGCTCGTCATCCTCGACGACTTCGGCCTGCATCCGCTTGACGGCGTCAACAGGTTGGCACTGCTCCAGATACTCGAAGACAGGTATGGCCGGCGATCAACCATGATTACCTCACAGTTACCGGTCAGCAAGTGGTATGAATACATCGGCGACTCAACTATCGCCGATGCCATTATGGACAGATTGTCAGTATCAGCTCATCGTTTTGAGCTCAAAGGAGAGTCGCTCAGAAAGAAAAAATAA
- a CDS encoding DUF2461 domain-containing protein, which yields MITQSTLSFLRGLKSTNTRAWFEEHRSEYQDAYGEVIGLTAELLREVCAFDPEVAASGLDPKNCIMRIYRDVRFSKDKSPYKTNFFVFVNRGGRRSPFGGYYVHIGPEGESFAGGGVYMPESEALGCLRAEISGHFTEWHSILSAETFRSEFPEGVLPSGLLKRQPKGYESSDPALEYLKYKGYYTQRFFGDAEVTTPEFAGKLAALFRSVQPMVDFLNRSLGG from the coding sequence ATGATAACCCAATCGACGCTCTCGTTTCTCCGTGGCCTGAAGTCCACTAACACCCGCGCGTGGTTTGAGGAGCACAGGTCGGAGTATCAGGATGCTTACGGGGAGGTGATCGGGCTCACGGCTGAGCTGCTTCGGGAGGTTTGCGCCTTCGATCCCGAAGTCGCCGCCTCGGGCCTCGATCCGAAAAACTGCATCATGCGCATCTACCGCGACGTTCGCTTTTCAAAAGACAAGTCGCCCTACAAGACGAATTTTTTCGTGTTCGTCAACCGCGGCGGACGCAGGAGTCCGTTCGGCGGCTACTACGTACATATCGGGCCGGAAGGGGAATCATTCGCGGGAGGCGGCGTTTACATGCCGGAATCTGAGGCGCTGGGATGCCTGAGGGCGGAAATATCCGGGCATTTTACGGAGTGGCATTCGATTTTGTCGGCCGAAACGTTTCGTTCGGAGTTTCCTGAAGGCGTGCTGCCTTCTGGACTCCTGAAACGACAGCCTAAAGGGTACGAGAGCAGCGATCCGGCTCTGGAATATCTCAAGTACAAGGGGTACTACACCCAGCGTTTCTTCGGCGACGCTGAGGTGACCACGCCGGAATTCGCCGGAAAACTTGCAGCACTGTTCCGGAGTGTGCAGCCTATGGTTGATTTTCTCAACCGGTCGCTCGGCGGATAA
- a CDS encoding hemerythrin domain-containing protein, whose amino-acid sequence MKSPTEMLEAEHRVIARIVGITPVLAQKLDEGDVIKPDILKSIVEFMRIYADKSHHGKEEDLLFAVLSDKGVPMQGCPIGALVADHVSGRSLVRHLSDSAEAYARNEPEAYEGLISSLRGITALYPGHIWKEDYLLFPMTNKLLSPEELEALRREFEKADLRIGHDTLERLARLADDLERQFG is encoded by the coding sequence ATGAAAAGTCCAACAGAAATGCTTGAAGCTGAACACCGGGTCATTGCCCGAATTGTAGGCATTACGCCGGTTCTTGCCCAGAAGCTTGATGAAGGCGATGTAATCAAACCGGACATTCTGAAGAGCATTGTCGAGTTCATGCGGATTTATGCCGACAAATCCCATCACGGCAAGGAAGAGGATTTGCTCTTTGCGGTGCTGTCAGACAAAGGTGTGCCGATGCAGGGGTGCCCGATTGGTGCTCTCGTCGCCGATCATGTTTCGGGAAGGTCGTTGGTCAGGCATCTCTCCGATTCTGCCGAGGCATATGCAAGGAACGAGCCCGAAGCATACGAAGGATTGATCAGCAGCCTTAGGGGTATTACCGCCCTTTATCCCGGCCACATATGGAAAGAGGATTATCTGCTGTTCCCCATGACCAACAAGCTGCTCAGTCCTGAGGAGCTTGAAGCCCTCCGTCGTGAATTCGAGAAGGCAGATCTCCGCATCGGCCACGATACTCTGGAACGTCTGGCCCGCCTTGCTGATGATCTCGAACGGCAGTTCGGGTGA
- a CDS encoding DNA-methyltransferase has protein sequence MHFQSEPIYKTELGALYCADSLEFMRQLPDDSVDLVVTSPPYALHFKKEYGNASQQEYIAWFLPFAREIKRIIKPSGSFVLNIGGSWQPGVPVRSLYHYRVLLALVDETGYDLAQEFFWFNPAKMPAPAEWVNVRRIRVKDSVEYIFWFVKDPMAHADNRKVLQPYSDDMKRLIKRGVKQTIRPSGHVITGTFASDRGGSIPSNLIQCGNNESNSAYVKNSRIAGNKIHPARFPAELPRFFMEFLTNPGDLVLDPFAGSNTTGHVAERLKRRWLGVELREDYAQESRLRFEGLPEEVMLQQGQQSLKF, from the coding sequence ATGCATTTTCAGTCTGAACCGATATACAAGACAGAGCTTGGTGCGTTGTATTGCGCTGATAGCCTCGAATTCATGCGGCAATTGCCTGATGATTCTGTTGATCTTGTGGTGACGAGTCCGCCCTATGCCCTGCATTTCAAGAAGGAGTACGGAAATGCCAGTCAGCAGGAGTACATCGCATGGTTTTTGCCTTTTGCGCGTGAAATCAAGCGGATCATAAAGCCTTCAGGCTCTTTTGTGCTCAACATCGGAGGCTCATGGCAGCCAGGTGTGCCTGTCCGGAGTCTTTATCATTACAGAGTTCTGCTCGCGCTTGTTGACGAAACCGGATATGATCTGGCACAGGAGTTTTTCTGGTTCAATCCAGCTAAAATGCCGGCTCCTGCTGAGTGGGTAAATGTGCGTCGCATCAGGGTGAAGGATAGCGTGGAGTATATTTTCTGGTTTGTTAAAGATCCGATGGCGCATGCGGATAATCGTAAGGTGCTTCAGCCTTACAGCGATGACATGAAGCGTCTGATTAAGCGGGGAGTGAAGCAGACGATCCGGCCCAGTGGTCATGTCATTACCGGCACGTTTGCATCGGATCGGGGTGGGTCCATTCCCTCAAATCTGATCCAGTGCGGGAATAATGAATCGAATAGCGCTTATGTGAAGAACAGCCGGATTGCCGGAAACAAAATCCATCCTGCCCGTTTTCCTGCAGAGTTGCCAAGATTCTTCATGGAGTTCCTGACCAACCCGGGAGATTTGGTTCTTGATCCGTTTGCGGGCAGCAATACCACCGGGCATGTAGCAGAAAGACTTAAACGACGATGGCTGGGGGTGGAGCTCAGGGAAGATTATGCACAGGAAAGCCGCTTGCGTTTCGAGGGTTTGCCAGAAGAGGTCATGCTTCAGCAGGGACAGCAATCCCTTAAATTTTGA